The Streptomyces sp. NBC_01276 genome contains the following window.
CCGAACTGGTCGACGGCCTGGGGGACCGCGACCATGGGGGTGGCGGTGGCGAGGCCCTCCTGGCTGCCGCCCGCGCCCGCGTGGGTGACGAAGGCGTCGGCCTGGCGCAGGATGTCCAGCTGGGGAACCCAGCGGTGGACTTCGACGTTGGCCGGCACCTCCCCCAGTTCGGCCTCGTCCGTGAACTTCCCGATCTGGAGGACCACGTACCAGTCGGGGAGGTCGCCGAAGGCCTCGATGCAGGCCCGGTAGAAGGCGGGCTGCTTGGTGAAGGTGGAGCCGAGGGAGACCAGGAGCAGCTTCCTGCCCCGCGCGGCCTCAGGGCGCCGCCAGGTGCCCTGAGTGGCGGCGCGGTCGCCCTGGCAGGCCCCGACGAAGGTGTACACGTCGGGGTCGACCCGGTCGGCGTGGGGCTGGAGGGCGCGCGGGATGAGGACGATGCTGCGGGGCGGGCGGCCGACGAACCGGTCCGGGTCCTCCTCGATGCCGTTTTCCCGCAGCCAGGCGCCGAAGCGCGCGTAGTAGTCCCTTCCGCGCTCGGAGGCGCGCAGTTGGGCGGTCATCGGGGCCGCGACCTCCTCCTCGTAGCCGTCCCAGGCCACGAGGTTCGGGGAGAGGGAGATCGCGGGGACGCCCCAGCGGTGGGCCAGGACGATCGCCGCGTAGGCGGTGATGTCGTGCAGGACGAGGTCCGGCTCGTCCCCCTCGAAGGCGGCGACGAGCTGTGGGAGCGCCTGGACCGCGTCGTTCAGGAAGGGCTCGATCTGGTCGATGAGCTCGGTCCCCCAGGCGTCGGGGTCGTCCTCGGTGGGCAGGGTGGAGTTCCAGATCACCGGGGTGGCGCCGGTCTCGGCGACCTTGTCGGCGAAGGAGGCGGGAACGGCGTAGCTGACCCGGTGACCCCGGGCGACGAGTTCTCGGATCACCTCGATGCTCGGGTTCACGTGGCCCGCGGCGGCGATGGAGAACATGGCGATGTGGGCGGGCTTGGCTGAGGTCATGTCCCGACCATAGCGAGACGAAACGTCTCGCTCAACCGGGATCCCGCGGACCACCCCACCGGGTGGCGGCGGCCCGTCGAAGGGCCGTGACGGGAATGCGAGACTGGCCCCCGGTCATGGTCCGCGGGTGATCCGGATCCCCACGGTCCGGCGCGGCACGAGAGGACGGAACGAACGGCATGGACGAGGCGCGGGCCAGGGACGTACTGACGGAGGCCGGCCTCACCGGAGCCGCCGAACTGCTCGCCTTCGGGGAGAACGCGGTCTTCGCCGTCGACGGCCTCGTGGTGAAGGTGGGCCGCGAAGCGGGGCTGCTCCCCCGGGCCGAACGGGAGCTGGCGGTGGCCGACTGGCTCGCCGGAGCCGGCGTCCCGGCGGTGCGCGCGGCCGAGCCCGCGCCCCGGCTGGTGGCCGGCCACCCGGTGACCCTGTGGCACCGGCTCCCCGACGCGGTCCGGCCAGCGGGCCCCGAGGACCTCGCGGCCCTGCTGCGCCCGCTGCACGCCCTGCCCGCGCCGCCCTTCGCCCTGCCCCCGCGCGACCTGCTGGACGGCGTGGAACGCTGGCTGCGGCTCGCCGGCGGCGCCATCGACCCCGGGGACGCGGCGTACCTGCGGGCCCGGCGCGACGGTTACGCGGCCGAGGTGGCCGCGCTCACCCCGCACCTGACCCCCGGTCCGATCCACGGCGACGCCCTGCCCCGCAACGTCCACGTGGGCCCCGACGGACCTGTGCTGGTGGACCTGGAGACCGTCTCGGCCGACCTGCGCGAGCACGACCTGGTCGTGATGGCGCTCTCCCGGGACCGGTACGGGCTGCCCGCGGACGCGTACCGGGCCTTCACGGACGCCTACGGATGGGACGTACGGGAGTGGGAGGGGTGCGCGGTGCTGCGCGGCGCCCGCGAGACGGCGAGCTGCGCCTGGGTCTCCCAGCACGCCCCGTCCAACCCCAAGGCCCTGGCCGAGTTCCGCCGCAGGGTGGCCTCGCTGCGCGAGGGGGACGCGGAAACGCGCTGGCATCCCTTCTAGCCCTGCCGTATCA
Protein-coding sequences here:
- the mgt gene encoding macrolide-inactivating glycosyltransferase — translated: MTSAKPAHIAMFSIAAAGHVNPSIEVIRELVARGHRVSYAVPASFADKVAETGATPVIWNSTLPTEDDPDAWGTELIDQIEPFLNDAVQALPQLVAAFEGDEPDLVLHDITAYAAIVLAHRWGVPAISLSPNLVAWDGYEEEVAAPMTAQLRASERGRDYYARFGAWLRENGIEEDPDRFVGRPPRSIVLIPRALQPHADRVDPDVYTFVGACQGDRAATQGTWRRPEAARGRKLLLVSLGSTFTKQPAFYRACIEAFGDLPDWYVVLQIGKFTDEAELGEVPANVEVHRWVPQLDILRQADAFVTHAGAGGSQEGLATATPMVAVPQAVDQFGNADMLASLGVARHLPMERADAIALRAAVLGLLADPEVAVRAEAIRAAMAAEGGTRQAADLVDGALSEAGLRVRP
- a CDS encoding phosphotransferase enzyme family protein, with protein sequence MDEARARDVLTEAGLTGAAELLAFGENAVFAVDGLVVKVGREAGLLPRAERELAVADWLAGAGVPAVRAAEPAPRLVAGHPVTLWHRLPDAVRPAGPEDLAALLRPLHALPAPPFALPPRDLLDGVERWLRLAGGAIDPGDAAYLRARRDGYAAEVAALTPHLTPGPIHGDALPRNVHVGPDGPVLVDLETVSADLREHDLVVMALSRDRYGLPADAYRAFTDAYGWDVREWEGCAVLRGARETASCAWVSQHAPSNPKALAEFRRRVASLREGDAETRWHPF